The Setaria italica strain Yugu1 chromosome IX, Setaria_italica_v2.0, whole genome shotgun sequence genome has a window encoding:
- the LOC105915122 gene encoding uncharacterized protein LOC105915122 gives MAAPLPTSATLFPDMSAASPWASSLPEDLVRLVASRLLAGDLLDYVRFRAVCAPWRSSTASPRGRGVVDPRFHPRRWMMLSEGGGLYPGHPKLQGYVRFFNLDTGAFVRVHMPLFEDHCVLDSFNGLLVLQRDDDTAIRLLHPFTGDILDLPPLKTLLPQMHEVFPHLSSRKKLPYLRSISTAATFADDGVVTVMLALRRTRRVAVATSQDHQWTMSTWYYVINRAPFPYQSKIYVVHDLGGDHSAKIFQIDTPLPGEVLQPPKLIVKSTADKLRGPVFLVECDSEVLVIGYSKNLSSKLLVYKLADIVMEKYTPMTSIGDKAIFLQQRTLSASAKALPTLA, from the exons ATGGCCGCACCTTTGCCAACGTCGGCAACACTCTTCCCCGATATGTCTGCGGCGTCCCCCTGGGCGTCGTCTCTGCCGGAGGATCTGGTTCGCCTGGTAGCGTCGCGCTTGCTTGCCGGCGATCTGCTGGATTACGTCCGCTTCCGCGCCGTTTGTGCCCCATGGCGATCCAGCACGGCctccccgcgcggccgcggggtCGTCGACCCACGCTTCCACCCGCGCCGCTGGATGATGCTTTCCGAGGGCGGCGGCCTCTACCCCGGCCACCCAAAGCTGCAGGGCTACGTCCGCTTCTTCAACCTCGACACGGGAGCCTTCGTCCGCGTCCACATGCCGCTGTTCGAGGACCACTGCGTTCTAGATTCTTTCAACGGCCTCCTCGTCCTGCAGCGGGACGACGACACCGCCATCCGCCTGCTCCACCCTTTCACCGGCGACATTCTTGACCTGCCACCACTCAAGACTCTCCTCCCGCAGATGCACGAGGTATTCCCACATTTATCCTCGCGAAAGAAGCTTCCGTATCTCAGATCCATCTCTACTGCTGCTACCTTCGCTGATGATGGTGTCGTCACCGTGATGCTTGCGCTCCGTAGGACACGTCGTGTGGCCGTTGCTACCTCACAGGATCACCAATGGACTATGTCCACCTGGTACTATGTCATAAATCGTGCACCCTTCCCGTACCAGAGCAAGATTTACGTGGTGCATGATCTGGGGGGTGATCATTCAGCAAAGATTTTCCAGATAGACACACCCCTACCAGGTGAAGTGCTACAGCCACCGAAGCTGATCGTCAAGTCTACTGCAGATAAACTACGTGGGCCTGTCTTCTTGGTGGAGTGCGACTCGGAGGTCCTGGTGATAGGCTATAGTAAGAATCTCTCTTCCAAATTGCTAGTTTACAAGCTCGCAGATATTGTCATGGAAAAGTATACCCCGATGACAAGCATAGGAGACAAGGCCATTTTCTTACAGCAGAGGACTCTTAGTGCCTCTGCCAAGGCATTGCCTACCCTT GCGTGA
- the LOC101778112 gene encoding protein synthesis inhibitor II, with amino-acid sequence MGATRVVLAIVVLVLNVAAGSGAGEEEWYEPCSTASFHLDTHGYMSVFGTMKTWIFDHRDKDPIDLAEYGNPKLTVQDLKNKPLHWFIPLLMGEGTASTNLAFRSDNLYLSGFTNQKGEWFSFQVDEDHEYVIPGSTVLGFKSNYASLVGGGPGTGHEPWEFLVDLDISRAEILSAIAVLSEYDPSTTPDHVIKLALARLTVAFMEAQRFPFIRQRMYELWENGGPGTLGWRGAKLVVHWSDISCALRIWDTRADKARWDSREAEGLKKEPPVGLGIATPEQALAEIWPILISQCTE; translated from the exons ATGGGTGCCACGAGAGTTGTTTTGGCTATTGTGGTGCTTGTACTCAACGTAGCAGCAGGATCGggagcaggagaagaaga GTGGTACGAGCCATGTTCGACCGCAAGTTTCCATCTTGATACCCACGGGTACATGTCGGTCTTCGGGACAATGAAGACTTGGATCTTTGACCACCGCGACAAGGACCCGATCGATTTAGCGGAATACGGGAACCCAAAGCTCACTGTTCAAGACCTCAAGAACAAGCCTCTTCACTGGTTCATACCTCTCCTAATGGGCGAGGGGACTGCAAGCACCAATTTAGCTTTTCGAAGCGATAATTTGTATTTATCTGGCTTCACCAACCAGAAAGGTGAGTGGTTCAGTTTCCAAGTAGATGAGGATCATGAGTACGTGATTCCGGGGTCGACAGTTTTAGGCTTTAAAAGTAACTACGCAAGCCTCGTTGGAGGTGGGCCGGGGACGGGTCATGAACCTTGGGAGTTTTTAGTAGATTTAGATATAAGTAGAGCTGAAATCTTAAGCGCGATAGCTGTCTTGAGTGAGTACGACCCAAGCACAACGCCTGACCACGTGATCAAGTTAGCATTAGCGAGGCTAACAGTAGCGTTCATGGAAGCTCAAAGGTTTCCATTTATCAGGCAAAGGATGTATGAGTTGTGGGAGAATGGTGGTCCAGGCACGCTCGGCTGGCGGGGAGCCAAACTTGTTGTGCATTGGAGTGACATATCGTGTGCCCTTCGAATTTGGGACACGAGAGCCGACAAGGCCAGATGGGACAGTCGCGAAGCAGAAGGGTTGAAGAAGGAACCTCCCGTCGGCCTCGGCATCGCTACCCCCGAACAAGCGCTGGCCGAGATTTGGCCGATTCTTATCAGCCAGTGCACCGAGTAG